In Gemmatimonadales bacterium, the following are encoded in one genomic region:
- a CDS encoding carboxypeptidase-like regulatory domain-containing protein has protein sequence MRISRCVQFAAIVLFATPLRSVAAQTIRGRLVDSMSHAPISGALVELFDPDGKLIHQAFTGASGGWEFTADSGRRVEIRFAAIGYSRHAPIAIDVTSSLVTVPAVVLLPTVVSLPELHALGGKRSCGKSELTPETFGGLFDAAHSALQVMDATMRSSHLAFNVQLVHTIVTKKNRDSTVSSDTSAGSLRTWPVRSIAPDLLAQIGFERPLTEEQGGGELYYGPDLQVLFSDWFLETHCFTLEKDHGSGDSVFIQFEPAGKPKHVDLNGTMVLDRATLTLRRLSYVHRNLPNGIPDKSAGGDMHFGEPSPGLWVPVEWAIWAPITRTSRMIARPIIIARPGGRGSGFGPPMVSSIPPDQSTLVQVVGREENQGRLIRIVPVSGS, from the coding sequence ATGAGAATCTCTCGTTGCGTGCAGTTCGCTGCGATCGTCCTCTTCGCGACACCGCTTCGGTCGGTCGCTGCGCAGACGATCCGCGGCCGCCTGGTCGACAGCATGTCGCACGCGCCGATCTCGGGAGCGCTGGTCGAACTGTTCGACCCCGATGGCAAGCTGATCCATCAGGCGTTCACCGGCGCCTCGGGCGGTTGGGAATTCACCGCCGATAGCGGCCGCCGCGTCGAAATCCGTTTTGCGGCGATCGGCTATTCACGCCACGCACCGATCGCGATCGACGTCACGTCGTCGCTCGTCACCGTGCCGGCGGTCGTGCTGTTGCCGACGGTGGTCTCCCTCCCCGAACTGCACGCCCTCGGCGGCAAGCGATCGTGTGGCAAGTCCGAACTGACGCCCGAGACATTCGGTGGACTCTTCGACGCAGCCCACAGCGCGTTGCAGGTGATGGACGCGACGATGCGCTCGAGTCACCTCGCCTTCAACGTGCAGCTGGTGCACACCATCGTCACGAAGAAGAATCGAGACAGCACGGTCTCCTCCGATACCAGTGCCGGCTCACTGCGAACCTGGCCGGTGCGATCGATCGCCCCCGATCTCCTCGCGCAGATCGGATTCGAGCGACCGCTCACCGAAGAGCAGGGGGGCGGGGAACTGTACTACGGTCCCGATCTTCAGGTCCTCTTCTCCGACTGGTTTCTCGAAACGCATTGCTTCACCCTCGAGAAGGACCACGGGAGCGGCGACTCCGTGTTCATCCAGTTCGAGCCCGCCGGCAAGCCGAAGCACGTCGACCTGAACGGCACGATGGTGCTCGACCGCGCGACATTGACCCTCCGGCGGCTGAGCTACGTCCACCGCAACCTGCCGAATGGCATCCCCGACAAATCGGCCGGCGGCGACATGCATTTTGGCGAGCCGTCGCCCGGACTCTGGGTCCCGGTCGAATGGGCCATCTGGGCGCCGATCACCAGGACCTCCCGCATGATCGCGCGGCCGATCATCATTGCGCGCCCCGGCGGCCGCGGGAGCGGCTTTGGACCGCCGATGGTGTCGTCGATTCCGCCCGACCAGAGTACCCTGGTACAGGTGGTCGGGCGGGAAGAAAACCAGGGGCGATTGATCCGGATCGTGCCGGTGTCGGGATCGTGA